One Oncorhynchus nerka isolate Pitt River linkage group LG5, Oner_Uvic_2.0, whole genome shotgun sequence genomic window carries:
- the LOC115129916 gene encoding transcription factor Sox-3-like — protein MYNMMETEIKSPLPQSNSGSAAGNKNNSANDQDRVKRPMNAFMVWSRGQRRKMAQENPKMHNSEISKRLGADWKLLTDAEKRPFIDEAKRLRAMHMKEHPDYKYRPRRKTKTLLKKDKYSLPGGLLAPGANAVNNGVSVGQRMDSYAHMNGWTNSAYSLMQDQLAYPQHHSPQIQQMHRYEMAGLQYPMMSSAQTYMNAASTYSMSPAYTQQTSSAMGLGSMASVCKTEPSSPPPAITSHSQRACLGDLRDMISMYLPPGGDSADHPSLQTSRLHSVHPHYQTAGTGVNGTLPLTHI, from the coding sequence ATGTATAACATGATGGAAACTGAGATCAAGAGCCCACTCCCGCAGTCCAATTCGGGTTCAGCGGCGGGCAACAAGAACAACAGTGCCAACGACCAGGACCGGGTGAAGCGGCCTATGAATGCTTTCATGGTGTGGTCCCGTGGACAGCGGAGAAAGATGGCACAAGAGAACCCTAAAATGCACAACTCTGAGATTAGCAAGCGGCTCGGTGCAGACTGGAAACTTTTGACCGACGCGGAGAAGAGACCCTTCATCGACGAGGCCAAGCGTCTGCGCGCCATGCACATGAAGGAGCATCCGGATTACAAATACCGTCCCCGCAGGAAGACTAAGACCCTGCTCAAGAAAGACAAGTATTCTTTGCCTGGAGGACTTCTGGCGCCAGGTGCCAACGCTGTCAACAACGGCGTCTCGGTGGGACAGCGGATGGACAGTTATGCTCACATGAATGGCTGGACCAACAGTGCGTACTCCCTCATGCAGGACCAGTTGGCCTACCCTCAGCATCACAGCCCACAGATTCAGCAGATGCACCGGTATGAGATGGCAGGGCTCCAGTACCCCATGATGTCCTCGGCGCAGACCTACATGAACGCAGCATCCACGTACAGCATGTCCCCCGCATACACGCAGCAAACCTCCAGTGCCATGGGCTTGGGTTCCATGGCCTCCGTGTGCAAGACCGAGCCGAGCTCACCACCTCCGGCGATTACTTCTCACTCCCAGAGAGCGTGTTTGGGGGACCTGAGGGATATGATCAGCATGTACCTGCCTCCCGGTGGCGACAGCGCGGATCACCCGTCCCTGCAGACCAGTCGGTTACACAGTGTACATCCGCACTATCAGACCGCGGGGACTGGCGTGAACGGAACGCTACCCCTAACCCACATTTGA